The following proteins come from a genomic window of Crassostrea angulata isolate pt1a10 chromosome 1, ASM2561291v2, whole genome shotgun sequence:
- the LOC128159073 gene encoding choline/ethanolamine kinase-like, producing the protein MSIDLNQCYQKFETQLMTIMKRYLRSTFLHVIQSVNYLFIYVGLPSTSRKMGENRTAEDVKSKAFRWCKKSIGGAWTRISKEDLEIKPISGGLTNKLYLCSLPDGTEREESEPSRVLMRVYGEIAQRSDYMLRNSVIFALFSEKKKGPKLYGMYPEGRIEEFIPSRSLNRKELHDEKISQTIAQKLAYFHTLEMPLPKQPNFLRKQMNEWMDEVERILQKSSSVEFGPFIRKLQTYQLRKELSELLSIMEKCSSPVLFSHNDLQEGNILLKEEKSDDLCERLTIIDWEYCSYNYRGFDLGNHFCEWSCDYSCEAYPFYSYHPEDYPSKQTQKAFFQHYLEEQNKYLPNPVKVNDELLQHLYKEANTFAMTSHFFWGLWSVVQTEISDIEFGYLEYAITRFDGYFAKKESNKREELI; encoded by the exons ATGTCGATTGACCTGAATCAGTGTTatcaaaaatttgaaactcaGTTGATGACCATTATGAAACGCTATCTAAGGTCAACATTTTTACACGTAATTCAGTCGGTGAACTATCTCTTTATCTATGTAGGACTACCATCTACGTCGCGGAAAATGGGCGAAAATCGAACAGCGGAGGATGTGAAATCAAAGGCTTTCAGATGGTGTAAGAAGTCAATCGGAGGCGCATGGACTCGAATATCCAAGGaagatttagaaataaaaccTATAAG TGGCGGGCTCACAAACAAGCTGTATCTCTGCTCCCTTCCAGATGGGACAGAGCGAGAGGAGAGCGAGCCATCTCGGGTGCTAATGAGAGTGTACGGTGAGATTGCACAACGCAGTGATTACATGCTCAGGAACTCGGTCATTTTTGCCTTGTTTTCGGAAAAAAAGAAAGGGCCCAAGCTATATGGAATGTACCCAGAAGGCAGAATTGAAGAATTCATTCCT TCAAGATCGCTGAACCGTAAAGAGCTTCATGATGAAAAGATTTCTCAAACAATTGCTCAAAAGCTTGCTTATTTTCATACACTTGAGATGCCATTACCTAAGCAGCCAAATTTTCTACGGAAGCAGATGAACGA atggATGGATGAAGTTGAAAGAATCCTACAAAAATCCTCATCAGTAGAATTTGGACCTTTTATCAGAAAGCTGCAAACCTATCAGCTGAGAAAAGAATTATCAGAATTATT ATCCATTATGGAAAAGTGTTCATCTCCTGTGTTATTTTCTCACAATGATCTACAAGAAG GTAACATATTGTTAAAAGAGGAGAAGTCAGACGACCTGTGTGAGAGACTGACCATTATTGATTGGGAATATTGCAGTTACAACTACAG AGGTTTTGATTTGGGGAATCATTTTTGTGAATGGTCTTGTGATTATTCATGTGAAGCATATCCATTTTACTCCTATCATCCAGAAGACTATCCATCCAAACAGACACAG aaAGCATTTTTTCAGCATTATTTGGAAGAGCAAAATAAATACCTTCCAAACCCGGTGAAAGTTAACGATGAATTGTTACAGCATCTCTACAAGGAAGCCAATACTTTTGCCATGACATCACACTTTTTCTGGGGACTATGGTCCGTCGTTCAAACAGAAATTTCAGACATCGAGTTTGGCTATCTA gaGTATGCTATCACAAGGTTCGATGGCTATTTTGCAAAGAAAGAGTCCAATAAAAGGGAGGAACTCATCTAA
- the LOC128191648 gene encoding uncharacterized protein LOC128191648, producing the protein MPKRKRAVNSRQKRENDKKRKRQQRQKTAPGDVPADQTLTDSSVPCRTEEEAVSASPGNFPGLGFMGFPPKEEKPLARVQASPRVKMHSPAPRLPSPRGSLFVREQDKAPSPDSLEWVCAPPRASGPDTVHVSGPAGQAQLETSMYGGTSRKIKDEGNLTVNKKETKRKSNRNENGNNEKHTFSDRYNDGKTEKTSADLWRQKSSKEGKTECGFFAFDSHSRSSDGMLSVTCSMNCIENDRNKDEEEQDAVVLFEKETVKARSKLKYKFDEAHRIQVNEASTKRYRENKTYRDAKLNAAAEKYESDVSFRSKRKASSKNQYDSSPAKKARIKERITNQKSVKRAKLENQDEIVKLFKEKAVQGIDYSCCCCDRLLFKNQVQKCEQHNYAKNEHAANVADLCIQDKFAKDSNYVFFSQFMSDLNQVIEKTQISIRKSVRRIEGERKMTANMVQNPEILSKMMKNDEALRFMQPIRGTPAYWSAAQKDLFAMLRQLGIPTWFCSFSAAEHRWSDAIATILRQQNDSRDPSKMDWAEKNEVLRSNPVTVARMFEHRFHVFQTEVIFSSSQPIGKVSDYFQRVEFQQRGSPHMHCLYWIENAPKLDENGEEEVCNFIDKYVSCAIPSDNEDLELKNIILSVQQHSKKHSKSCRKKGTECRFNFPRPPSTCTFINSPNEQDTLEDDADAIQLKVEHAKAKQILLQVWNEVQDEENGLENTEQIFEKLGLTQSQYIEAHRRLAKKTSVVLRRNPSELWTNQYNPCLLKCWDANMDIQFVLDPFSCIVYIISYISKSEREMGMVLKQTKIEAEEGNESARTTLKKIGSAYLNHREVSAQEAVYRVCNLKMKECSRKVVFVPVGENPTRLTKPLSQIKRKRTTKDDDEDEEDDEDIWMTNIVERYENRPNEPFFQNMCLAEFCSEFRVLAKSQVPKTHNENVYELQNSKGFIQKRTRTQPAIIRYPRFDAEKMSEKYYQSLLQLFLPYWGINQLKPPGFDQYDTFYENGYIRITAKQKLKSVKSIVDENKARYSQNEDVIAQAQENFENIGVPEDAWANLCPETELMRHELSAERNVDLDLNATEELPDMQSQKTNSDVLYKVQQNTQSKEEITIVLQNLNETQMKVFYMVREWCLKKSFGEKLEPMHIFITGGAGTGKSHLIKAIHYEASRLLGKQLTTPDSVSVLLTAFTGTAAFNIGGNTIHHLFSLPKHMPLPYEPLREQSLSEMRVQLADLHILVIDEISMVYKRLLYYIHERLVQIKKCKEPFGGVSVIAVGDFYQLPPVKQRKDERLYKENPLYPFDYWVDLFKEVELTEIMRQREDIPFAEALNTLRTREIKQSLEEQTNSILRECIREGPDDVLHVYATNDEVNAYNLTMLKKKCEEFVEINAQDFTKDKSTGKLNMRSKPFTRSKTDSLPSSLLLGLGAKVMLTRNCNVGDGLVNGVMGVVSKFVYGQRHAEKSVVAVEVLFHNMNVGKKTGKRSRNGNLVMIERIQEDMKDQKTNNVVRHQFPLRLSWACTAHKVQGLTVDKVVVNLDRSFSPGQGYVALSRVTSKEGLFIDSDKPELIQKKIYADPEKLG; encoded by the exons ATGCCAAAAAGAAAAAGAGCTGTTAACAGTAGACAAAAGCGAGAGAATGACAAAAAGAGAAAAAGGCAGCAGAGACAAAAAACTGCACCTGGAGATGTCCCAGCAGATCAGACTCTAACAGACTCTTCTGTTCCTTGTCGGACAGAGGAGGAAGCTGTTTCAGCTTCTCCCGGTAATTTTCCGGGGCTTGGTTTTATGGGGTTCCCACCTAAAGAGGAAAAACCCCTGGCCAGGGTGCAGGCCTCGCCTCGAGTGAAAATGCATTCACCTGCCCCGAGGTTGCCATCTCCTCGGGGAAGTCTGTTTGTCCGTGAACAGGACAAGGCACCGTCCCCTGACTCCCTAGAATGGGTTTGTGCTCCACCGAGGGCATCTGGACCGGACACCGTGCACGTGTCTGGACCAGCAGGTCAGGCGCAGTTGGAAACCTCCATGTATGGAGGGACCAGCAGGAAAATAAAAGATGAGGGCAACTTGACGGTAAACAAAAAGGAAACTAAAAGGAAATCAAATAGAAATGAGAACGGAAACAATGAGAAACATACTTTTTCAGATAGATATAATGATGGAAAGACTGAGAAAACTAGTGCAGATTTGTGGCGGCAGAAATCATCTAAAGAAg GAAAAACAGAATGTGGTTTCTTTGCCTTCGATTCGCATTCTAGGTCCTCTGATGGAATGTTAA GTGTGACCTGCTCAATGAATTGTATTGAAAATGACAGGAACAAAGATGAGGAAGAACAAGATGCTGTTGTGCTATTTGAAAA AGAAACTGTAAAGGCAAGGAGCAAACTGAAGTACAagtttgatgaagcacacaggATACAAGTCAATGAAGCAAGTACAAAACGATACAGGGAAAATAAAACCTACCGGGATGCAAAACTTAATGCAGCGGCTGAGAAATACGAGTCTGATGTTTCGTTCAGGTCAAAAAGAAAAGCCTCGAGTAAAAATCAGTATGATTCCAGTCCAGCTAAAAAAGCACGAATCAAGGAGAGAATAACAAATCAGAAATCTGTTAAGCGAGCTAAACTTGAAAACCAGGATGAGATAGTGAAATTATTTAAAGAGAAAGCTGTGCAGGGCATAGATTATTCATGTTGCTGCTGTGATCGACTCTTGTTCAAAAATCAAGTTCAGAAGTGTGAACAACACAACTATGCTAAAAATGAGCATGCAGCAAATGTTGCAGACTTGTGCATTCAAGACAA ATTCGCAAAAGACAGCAACTATGTTTTCTTCAGCCAGTTCATGTCTGATTTAAATCAAGTTATAGAAAAGACACAGATATCCATCAGAAAATCGGTTAGAAGAATAGAAGGGGAGCGTAAAATGACTGCTAATATGGTACAAAACCCAGAAATTTTATCAAAGATGATGAAAAATGACGAGgctttgcgattcatgcaaccCATACGTGGAACACCAGCATATTGGTCAGCCGCACAAAAAGATCTGTTTGCTATGCTTCGTCAATTAGGAATTCCTACATGGTTTTGCTCATTCTCTGCTGCAGAACATAGATGGAGTGATGCAATTGCAACAATACTAAGACAGCAAAATGATAGCAGAGATCCAAGTAAGATGGACTGGGCTGAAAAAAACGAAGTCCTCAGAAGTAATCCTGTCACAGTTGCTAGAATGTTTGAACACAGATTTCATGTTTTTCAGACGGAAGTTATATTTTCATCATCACAACCGATTGGAAAAGTTTCAGATTATTTCCAGAGAGTCGAATTTCAGCAAAGAGGATCACCCCACATGCATTGTTTATATTGGATAGAAAATGCACCAAAACTTGATGAAAACGGAGAGGAGGAAGTATGCAATTTTATTGACAAGTATGTAAGTTGTGCAATACCATCTGACAATGAAGACTTGGAGCTCAAGAATATTATTTTGTCTGTACAACAACACAGCAAAAAACATTCGAAGTCATGTAGAAAAAAGGGCACAGAATGTAGGTTTAATTTTCCTAGACCACCATCTACTTGTACGTTTATAAACTCTCCAAACGAGCAGGACACACTTGAAGATGATGCTGATGCAATTCAGTTAAAAGTGGAACATGCAAAAGCTAAACAAATCCTATTACAAGTTTGGAATGAAGTACAAGATGAAGAAAATGGACTGGAAAACACAGAACAGATTTTCGAAAAATTGGGCTTGACACAGTCTCAGTACATAGAAGCACACAGAAGATTAGCAAAGAAAACATCAGTAGTTCTAAGAAGAAACCCATCAGAACTGTGGACCAATCAATATAATCCGTGTCTTTTGAAATGCTGGGATGCTAATATGGATATTCAGTTTGTTTTGGATCCattcagttgtattgtctacatAATTTCTTACATTTCAAAGTCTGAGAGAGAAATGGGAATGGTGTTAAAGCAAACGAAAATAGAGGCAGAAGAGGGTAATGAGAGTGCCCGTACAACCTTAAAGAAAATTGGATCTGCATATCTAAATCATAGGGAAGTGAGTGCTCAAGAAGCTGTCTATCGTGTATGTAACCTGAAAATGAAGGAATGTTCAAGAAAGGTTGTATTTGTACCAGTGGGTGAAAATCCGACAAGACTGACAAAACCGTTGTCCCAAATCAAAAGAAAACGCACAACAAAAGACGATGACGAAGATGAAGAAGACGATGAAGACATTTGGATGACAAACATAGTAGAAAGATACGAAAATCGGCCAAACGaaccattttttcaaaatatgtgtCTTGCAGAGTTTTGCTCAGAATTTAGAGTGCTTGCTAAATCACAGGTTCCCAAGACTCataatgaaaatgtgtatgaaCTGCAAAACTCAAAGGGATTCATTCAAAAGAGAACACGCACACAACCAGCAATTATACGATACCCAAGATTTGATGCTGAGAAAATGTCAGAGAAGTATTACCAAAGCCTGTTACAACTATTTTTGCCTTACTGGGGAATTAATCAGTTAAAACCACCAGGTTTTGATCAATATGATACATTTTACGAAAACGGATACATACGAATCACAGCAAAGCAGAAGTTGAAATCAGTCAAATCAATTGTGGACGAAAACAAAGCAAGGTATTCTCAAAATGAAGATGTAATCGCACAGGCACAGGAAAACTTTGAAAACATCGGGGTACCAGAAGATGCTTGGGCAAATCTCTGTCCAGAGACAGAATTAATGAGACATGAATTGTCTGCAGAAAGAAATGTTGATCTTGATTTGAATGCTACTGAAGAATTGCCAGATATGCAGTCACAAAAGACTAATAGTGATGTTCTTTACAAGGTTCAACAAAATACACAGTCAAAAGaagaaataacaattgttcttcaaaatttgaatgagACTCAAATGAAAGTATTTTATATGGTGCGGGAGTggtgtttgaaaaaaagttttggcGAAAAACTTGAACCAATGCACATATTCATAACTGGTGGAGCAGGAACAGGCAAAAGTCATCTTATTAAAGCCATACATTATGAAGCTTCACGTTTACTTGGAAAACAATTGACAACTCCCGACAGTGTTTCAGTACTACTTACTGCTTTCACTGGAACAGCCGCATTTAACATCGGAGGAAATACTATTCACCATTTATTTTCGCTGCCGAAACATATGCCTTTACCATATGAACCATTGCGAGAACAGAGTCTAAGTGAAATGAGAGTTCAACTTGCAGATCTGCATATTCTCGTTATCGATGAAATTTCAATGGTGTATAAAAGATTATTATACTATATCCATGAAAGACTAGTACAGATTAAGAAATGTAAAGAACCTTTTGGAGGAGTCTCGGTAATTGCCGTGGGAGATTTCTACCAGCTTCCTCCTGTTAAACAGCGCAAAGATGAACGTCTCTATAAAGAAAATCCACTTTATCCTTTTGATTATTGGGTAGATCTATTCAAAGAAGTGGAATTAACAGAAATTATGAGACAACGGGAAGATATCCCATTTGCAGAGGCACTGAATACACTTCGGACTAGAGAAATAAAACAATCACTGGAAGAACAAACCAACTCCATCCTAAGAGAATGTATACGAGAGGGGCCAGACGATGTCCTTCATGTTTATGCAACAAACGATGAGGTCAATGCCTATAATTTGACAATGCTCAAGAAGAAATGTGAAGAATTTGTTGAAATTAATGCTCAAGACTTCACAAAAGATAAAAGTACGGGAAAACTCAACATGAGAAGCAAGCCTTTCACAAGGTCTAAAACAGACAGTCTTCCAAGCTCTTTGTTATTGGGACTTGGTGCAAAAGTTATGCTCACTAGAAACTGCAATGTAGGTGATGGTCTTGTTAATGGAGTTATGGGAGTTGTATCAAAATTTGTATATGGCCAGAGACATGCAGAAAAAAGTGTTGTTGCAGTAGAAGTActatttcataatatgaatgTTGGGAAGAAAACCGGAAAGAGAAGTAGAAATGGAAATCTCGTTATGATAGAAAGAATTCAAGAGGATATGAAAGATCAGAAAACAAACAATGTTGTTCGGCATCAGTTTCCATTACGATTGTCATGGGCCTGCACAGCGCACAAAGTACAGGGACTGACAGTTGACAAAGTAGTTGTTAATTTGGACCGATCATTTTCACCTGGACAAGGTTATGTTGCGTTGAGCAGAGTTACATCAAAAGAAGGTTTATTCATTGACTCAGACAAACCTGAATTGATACAGAAAAAGATATACGCAGACCCAGAA AAACTTGGCTGA